The following is a genomic window from Bacillota bacterium.
TCGGCCAGCTTTTCGATGTTTCTCTCTCTTTTTGCAGTCGCTTCTCTGTCTATGGAAATGCTTATCGTAATAACGTCCCCTTCTTTTGCCTTTTTAGGGAGCAGA
Proteins encoded in this region:
- a CDS encoding DUF3006 domain-containing protein, coding for MLIIDRFEGEWAVIEYGRKTFNFPKTLLPKKAKEGDVITISISIDREATAKRERNIEKLADQLFED